TTTTGCGAACGTGTAATTGGCCAAAGGAGCACTTAAATTCCACGTTAACTCTTTAGCATCATAATGCTTGTTCCAGTTATTGACCCATTCAGGATAAGACGAGTAATAATGTTGACTGGTTACAAAGCCGCCATTTTCTTTGTCAAACCAAAATGCTTTTCCAGCATGTCCGGCTAAAGTAATCGCAGAACGGTCTTTTAACGACACAGCAAACGCTTGCCCTGTTTGTGCCAGTACAATTTCGTCACTTAGAGTGGAGGCCATCAGATGTCGTGGTGAACGACCGACAACAGATTTTTGAGAGTGGATGGTTGTTAAGATAGGGCTTTGGGGATCTTCAACACAAGCAATCGCATGTTGCGTTTTTCTGTCATACCATTCATTACTGACAATACCGTGTAAAGCAGGGTAACTTCCGGTAGCAATAGTTGCGTGTCCAACACAAGTTACGGTGTTGGCGTGCGGGTGATGGGCGTTATGGTAATCAATTCCATGATTTAGCAAATAATTAAAGCCATCAGTGCCAAACTTTTGTTGGTAACGACTAATGAGATCTCCTCTCAATTGATCAACAACAAGTTGTACTACCAATTTGGGTTGTTGGGGAGTGGCAAAAACGAAGGTTGATGCTAGTGACAACAGGAGAGTCAACTTTTTTTTCATGGCTGTCTCGCAAAAAATAAATAGAGCGATCCTAATGCAGATCACGCAATGGGTAAATAGGGAATTATCCAAAATAGTTTAATTTTTACCTAAAAAGAAAATCATTTTCTTTTACTTGTCTGAATAATGGGAAGAAGTTAAATTAAATCAGTAGGTTGTAAATTGAATAGTCCGTTTAAAGAAAACACATGACGAAAAGTTTTATTTGGTTTACACTGGTCAACGGTGAATGATTACACCAAATAACCTGTTCAAGGAGTAAGGAGAGTATAATGGGTTTTACATTGACGTCGTATAATACTATGAAAGAGAGTTTCGATCGTGGAATTCTCACTTTCTTAGGTCACCATAAAGTTGCTTCAGTAGATAAATTACCTCCTCATCGAAAGGGATATGTTCTCTTCCTGCAAACAATGATTGAGCAAATTGATCAACTTCCTGTAAAAAACACGGAGAAAGAAATTCGTGAGCAAGAAAGATTAAAAGCATCTATTCTTACAGGTGCAATGTATATCATTAGCGAAGGGATGTTGCCTGCTAGCGGGAGTCTACTACGTGATATTCTGCAAGAAACTATGGGTGTTCGAGCTGAAAACAAGGATAAAGGGACTACTGCAAACATCATTGATCCAATGAGTGCTGCTCATATGACTTCAGAAGCCATGAAGTTTTATACTGCGCTAATATTCCCTCATGGAAGTACTGATAAAATGCTTGCGCAAAATCCTTTCTCCAAAATTGAGAGTATGGATTTCGTAACATTTGAAGTCCAAGGAATTGACTTAGGTGCCACAGCTCGCAAAGCGGTTCTTCATAATGGTCGTCATGCTATGATCAACGAAGAAAAAGAACGCTTGCGTCGAGAAGCAGAAAGTAAAAAAGGTCCCTATGCTTCTTATAATCCTATGGGTTGGTTCAGTGGAACGAGCAAGAAGAAGGATGATGAAGAAGAGTATGATGATACTTTAGAAGATACCAAAGGCGCTAAGGTGTAATCGAAAACACCCTGCGTTTACGCAGGGTGTTTCTCCTCCACCGGATAACCGAACATTACCCATTCAATGATTCCACCGTCCACCGAATAAACCTCTTTATACCCTATATCTAACAAACAATGGGCTGCATACAGCGAACGAACACCTCCCTTACAATGAAGATAGATAGGGTGGTTAAGGTCTGACATGTAATTTTCAATGCGCTCTGGAAGTTCATCTTTAGGAATATGAATTGCTCCAGGGATACGGATGCTTTGCCATTCTTCTAATTCTCGTACATCGATAAGACATAAGGCAGGATTTGCATCTAATAGTTTTTTTAATTCCTGCACGTCAATCGTTGCAATATTATTCTCGTTCATAGGCTTTGTCTCGAATCATGGGTCTTGTTAGAGTAGAGTGGTGAATAAACCAATAAATGGTTGCAGTAATTACACCACCGATTAGTGTGGCAAAGGCCCAGGTTGCTGCAGATACCAGGGCTGGGCGCTGTCCAAGCTGGTATAAATTTCCAGCATCACGAGCTACTGCACCTGCAAACAAGACATGCAATAATGCATTGATCAATATTAGCAAGTACTGAAAAGTTTGTAGCTGTCCCTCGTATTGATGAATCAGTTCATTGAACGTCACACAGCCTCCTGCAATTGTTTAGACTGCCGCCATGATAACAGAAAAAGAGCTGAAACGACCAAAAAGATAGCCAGAGTTTGCAGCTGATTAGGACGTTCATTAAACATTGCAAAGCCCCAAAACAATCCAGTTAATGCAACCATTCCGCCTGTTAAGCTATAAAATACCGGCCCTGCCAAACTCAATAAATTAAAGAAGAGTAAATACCCCAAACTGGATAAAATAATTTCCAAAATGACTACCTGCTTGGTTAGCGTTAAAGGGCCAGTTAGTGGGTAGAATGCGTGTTGTTGAATAACCAAAGGTAAAAGTAATAGAGTAGACGCCAGTAGCATACCGCTGGCGGCTTCAAGCGCTGTAAGTGTAGAAGGTTGTTTAGCAGTGATATAAATTGAGCAAAGAGCAAAAGCAAAGGGACTTATCAAAGCCAACAACGCCCATCCAGAGAGGAACCCCTGAAACGTGGGGCCAATAATGAGTAAAATACCGGCAACCCCGATAAACAGTGCCATCATACGCCAACTGTCAAAATACTCTTGTTTAACGACTAAGGCCATGGGATAAACTAGCAAGGGTACTGTATTCACTAACACAGCAAGTAAACCAGCGGGAATGTGGCTGGCTATTAAATACATATTGGTATTGGGAATGGCAATACCGACTAGTCCGCATACCAAAAAATAAGGCCAATATTGAGGTTGTAAAATGGTATTGCGGCCTGTTAACAAACTGAGCACGGTTAGTAACAGTGCGGGTCCTGCTGACTGCCAAAACGCATAACCTAGGGCAGGTACATCATGAGTCATTGCATATTTGGCAAGTGCATAGCCAGAACCCCAAGTGAATCCTAATATTGTTAAAACGAGCAAGGAAAGTAGTGTTCGCTTGTTCACAGCGAGTAAACCTAAGTCTGAGTTATAATCTCATTAGTCTATCATTTTATATTGAATACAAAACAATTTTCATGCTTTGCTTCCAGTCGCGCCTTGAGTTACCATCCTTTGATAGTTTTTGCAGGAGAGAACAGTATGCATCCTACAGATGTACCAGTACCTCATTTGACAACAGCACATTGCGGGCCTCTACATCACGTAGAGAAGATTATTTTAAATCAGGTTGCAACGATTGAATCCTGGTTTAGAGAAAAATGGCAGGAAACACCCCCCTCCATTACTTCCTCTGTGGATCTTCGCCACGCTGGCTTTAAACTCGCTCCAGTCGACACCAATTTATTTCCTGCAGGGTTTAATAATTTAAATCGTGATTTTTTACCCTTATGCGTTCAAGCTGTGCAGTCGGTTATGGTGGATTCTATTCCTAATTGCATGCGAATTTTGCTGATTCCTGAAAGTCACACACGAAATAAATTTTATTTACAAAGTTTAAGTATACTTCGTGATATTTTTATACAAGCAGGCTTTGTGGTTCGCGTTGGTAGTTTGGATCCAGAAGTTACAGAACCTCAAGACATTATTGTTGAGGAAGGCGGCGTTTTACGTCTGGAACCTATAAAACGGCAGGGAAATCGAGTAGGTCTCTCTGATTTTGATCCTTGTATTGTACTGCTCAATAATGACTTGTCTTCAGGGATTCCCGATATTTTTCAGGGTTTAGAACAACCCATACGACCGACTGCGAAATTAGGGTGGGCTAACCGATTAAAGTCTAGTCACTTCCATTTTTTCAATGATGTAGCTTCTGAATTTGCCAGAGTAGTTAACATAGATCCGTGGTTAATCAATCCTTATTTTTCAGCAGTTGATGGTATTGATTTTATGGCTCAAGAAGGTATTGATAGTTTGGCTCTGGAAGCAGACAAACTGCTATCAATGATTCGAGATAAATATGTAACTTATGGCATTACGGAAAAACCTTTTCTAGTCATTAAAGCAGATAACGGCACTTATGGCATGAGCGTGATGATGATTCATGAAGCTGAAGAGTTAACGCAATTAAATCGTAAGCAACGTACCCGTATGTCTGCAAGTAAAGGAAGCCGCAAAGTTGATAGAGTCATGATTCAAGAAGGTGTTTATACCTTTGAAACCATGCCTGATGGTGCCGTGGCAGAACCTGTAGTTTACATGATAGGCCAGTTCGTTGTTGGTGGTTTTTATCGTGTGCATCAAGGCAGAGGAACTAGTGAAAATCTTAATGCTCCTGGTATGCATTTTGAACCATTAGCGTTTGCCCAAGCGTGTAACATGCCTCGTCGTGATTTGGATGTCGTTGAGTGCCCAAATCGATTCTATGCTTATGGGGTAATCGCCCGTCTTGCTGCATTAGCCGCTGCAAGAGAAATCGCAGCGATTCAGCCTGATAAAAACTAAAGGAGCTTTGCATGAAACTTGCGGTATTAATGGATCCTTTGCATCATTTAAAACCGTATAAAGACACGACGTTAGCTATGATTCAAGCGGCACAAGCATTCGGATGGTCTTGTTATTATTTCACGCATGCTGATTTATTTTGCCGACAGGGGCGAGCTTATGCCCAGCTATCAACGATTAGTATTGGTGATTTATCAGGAAAAGATTGGGCTCAAGTCACAGTACTTGGTGAGCAAGATTTAAGTGAAATGGATATTATTTTAATGCGTAAAGACCCTCCATTTGATATGGAATATATTTATGCAACTTATGCTTTAGAGCTGGCTGAAAAAGAGGGGGTTTTAGTTGCTAATAAGCCTCAAAGCCTTCGTGATGCGAATGAAAAATTTTTTACTCTCAATTTTCCGCAATGTTGTCCACCAACATTAGTAAGTCGCGATATCGCACACCTGCGTGCCTTTTGGGAGGAACATCGCAATGTCATTTTTAAACCTCTTGAGGGGATGGGGGGTAATTCGGTGTTCCATGTCGATGAGAAGGCAATGAATCTGTCGGTTATCCTGGAAGTGTTAACAAAAGGGCAAGCGGTGAGCATTATGGCTCAGCATTATATCCCTGAAATTGTTCACTCGGGCGATAAGCGAATTTTATTAATCAATGGAGAACCAGTTCCGTATGCCTTGGCTCGTATTCCTGCGAAAGGCGAGTTGCGTGGTAATCTTGCTGCGGGAGCCAAAGGGGACGTTGTTCCTATTACGGATAGAGATCGTTGGATCTGCGAGCAGATTGGTCACACTTTAAAGGAAAAAGGGCTTTATTTTGTTGGCATAGACGTGATTGGTGATTATTTGACAGAAATTAATGTAACAAGTCCCACTTGTTTGCAGGAGATTGCAAAAGAAACCGGATTGGATATAGCAGGTGATTATTTGCGATGTCTGGAGAAAAAGATTAAGGATTAAACAGCAGAGTTTAGGGTTTGTAGACAATTCACCCTTAAACGTCGAGGTGCCGTGGTTTATCGATGGTATCCATGGATCCCGCGGACGAGCCGCGGGACGTGGCCTTAAAATGACACGGGGTGTGGATTTTAAAATGACACGGGGTGTGGATTTTAAAATGACACGGGGTGTGGATTTTAAAATGACACGGGACGTGGATTTTAAAATGACACGGGACGTGGATTTTAAAATGACGTTGGGCGTCGACTTTAAAAATGATGCAGGGTGTGACTTAAGAGCTCCACATACCTTAGTTTTTTAATTAAATTCGGCATCTGTGGGCCATTGTCTATATGGTCTATATCCTACCTTGGAAATCCAATTGTCTCCAGGCTTCGAAAAGGATAATAGCAACGGAGTTGGATAAATTTAAACTACGATTATTGGGACACATAGGAATGCGAATAGCGGTGTAACGCTCTCTCAAATCAGCAGGTAATCCACGCGTTTCCGCACCAAAAAGAAGCATATCTTCATCTTTATAATTAATTTCATGATAGCCCTTGGTTCCCTTCGTTGAACAAGCAAAAATTCGTCGTTGCTGATTTTTTTCAATGAAACTTTGGTCATTGTCATAATGGATTATGTTTGCCCACTCATGATAATCGAGACCTGCCCGACGCATTCGTTTGTCATCCAGGGCAAAACCTAAAGGATGAATAAGATGCAATTGTGCGCCGCTATTGGCGCACAAGCGAATGATATTCCCGGTATTAGGGGGGATTTCAGGCTGATGGAGAACTATGTGTAGCATTCTTTGTACTTGCAGATTCAGAATTTTTAGCAGGTGGTGGATCATCATCAATGTAGTCGCCAATGTCTTCATCATTGTCATCATCATCGACGTAAAGAGAACCTATTTCTTGCTGTTCACCGGTAATTCGGAAATCACGGTGTTGTAAATACGCATCTCGAATAAAGGCATATTTATCTAAAGCTTGAGCCATTAAAGCTTCGGTTTCAAACATTTGAGAACGTAAATCAACATACCTTAATCCTGCCAATCCCCAAATGACTGCACCATTATTGATATAAGCATAAGGACTTAAAAGGGTGTAATCAAATACCATACCCATACCGTCACGAATGGTAGCAGGGCCCAAGAGCGGAATCACAATATAAGGTGATTTCTTATCGCCCCATTTGGCAAAGGTTAACCCCATATCGTTATAGTGTGGTGGTAAACTAAAATGCTTGTCAGCTACATCAAATACACCGGCAATACCAAATGTGGAGTTA
The nucleotide sequence above comes from Legionella hackeliae. Encoded proteins:
- the trmL gene encoding tRNA (uridine(34)/cytosine(34)/5-carboxymethylaminomethyluridine(34)-2'-O)-methyltransferase TrmL; translation: MLHIVLHQPEIPPNTGNIIRLCANSGAQLHLIHPLGFALDDKRMRRAGLDYHEWANIIHYDNDQSFIEKNQQRRIFACSTKGTKGYHEINYKDEDMLLFGAETRGLPADLRERYTAIRIPMCPNNRSLNLSNSVAIILFEAWRQLDFQGRI
- the gshA gene encoding glutamate--cysteine ligase; this translates as MHPTDVPVPHLTTAHCGPLHHVEKIILNQVATIESWFREKWQETPPSITSSVDLRHAGFKLAPVDTNLFPAGFNNLNRDFLPLCVQAVQSVMVDSIPNCMRILLIPESHTRNKFYLQSLSILRDIFIQAGFVVRVGSLDPEVTEPQDIIVEEGGVLRLEPIKRQGNRVGLSDFDPCIVLLNNDLSSGIPDIFQGLEQPIRPTAKLGWANRLKSSHFHFFNDVASEFARVVNIDPWLINPYFSAVDGIDFMAQEGIDSLALEADKLLSMIRDKYVTYGITEKPFLVIKADNGTYGMSVMMIHEAEELTQLNRKQRTRMSASKGSRKVDRVMIQEGVYTFETMPDGAVAEPVVYMIGQFVVGGFYRVHQGRGTSENLNAPGMHFEPLAFAQACNMPRRDLDVVECPNRFYAYGVIARLAALAAAREIAAIQPDKN
- a CDS encoding DMT family transporter; this encodes MNKRTLLSLLVLTILGFTWGSGYALAKYAMTHDVPALGYAFWQSAGPALLLTVLSLLTGRNTILQPQYWPYFLVCGLVGIAIPNTNMYLIASHIPAGLLAVLVNTVPLLVYPMALVVKQEYFDSWRMMALFIGVAGILLIIGPTFQGFLSGWALLALISPFAFALCSIYITAKQPSTLTALEAASGMLLASTLLLLPLVIQQHAFYPLTGPLTLTKQVVILEIILSSLGYLLFFNLLSLAGPVFYSLTGGMVALTGLFWGFAMFNERPNQLQTLAIFLVVSALFLLSWRQSKQLQEAV
- the gshB gene encoding glutathione synthase, translating into MKLAVLMDPLHHLKPYKDTTLAMIQAAQAFGWSCYYFTHADLFCRQGRAYAQLSTISIGDLSGKDWAQVTVLGEQDLSEMDIILMRKDPPFDMEYIYATYALELAEKEGVLVANKPQSLRDANEKFFTLNFPQCCPPTLVSRDIAHLRAFWEEHRNVIFKPLEGMGGNSVFHVDEKAMNLSVILEVLTKGQAVSIMAQHYIPEIVHSGDKRILLINGEPVPYALARIPAKGELRGNLAAGAKGDVVPITDRDRWICEQIGHTLKEKGLYFVGIDVIGDYLTEINVTSPTCLQEIAKETGLDIAGDYLRCLEKKIKD
- a CDS encoding MlaA family lipoprotein produces the protein MRLIVTFATITSSLMLSACMTKGPNPGDPYESYNRRVHNFNMAVDSTVLKPTAKFYKVIVPPPVRSGINNAFNNVAMIPTVANDLLQAEWRYAIKDTWRFMINSTFGIAGVFDVADKHFSLPPHYNDMGLTFAKWGDKKSPYIVIPLLGPATIRDGMGMVFDYTLLSPYAYINNGAVIWGLAGLRYVDLRSQMFETEALMAQALDKYAFIRDAYLQHRDFRITGEQQEIGSLYVDDDDNDEDIGDYIDDDPPPAKNSESASTKNATHSSPSA
- a CDS encoding rhodanese-like domain-containing protein, yielding MNENNIATIDVQELKKLLDANPALCLIDVRELEEWQSIRIPGAIHIPKDELPERIENYMSDLNHPIYLHCKGGVRSLYAAHCLLDIGYKEVYSVDGGIIEWVMFGYPVEEKHPA